One segment of Mycolicibacterium sp. YH-1 DNA contains the following:
- the rplF gene encoding 50S ribosomal protein L6, producing the protein MSRIGKQPVPVPAGVDITIEGQNVSVKGPKGSLGLAVAEPISVARNDEGAIVVTRPDDERRSRSLHGLSRTLVANLITGVTEGYTTKMEIFGVGYRVQLKGNTLEFALGYSHPVVIEAPEGITFAVETPTKFSITGIDKQKVGQISANIRRLRRPDPYKGKGVRYEGEQIRRKVGKTGK; encoded by the coding sequence ATGTCGCGTATTGGTAAGCAGCCGGTCCCGGTTCCTGCCGGGGTCGATATCACGATCGAGGGGCAGAACGTCTCGGTCAAGGGCCCGAAGGGCTCATTGGGTCTAGCCGTCGCCGAGCCGATTTCGGTGGCGCGCAACGACGAAGGCGCCATCGTGGTGACCCGCCCCGATGACGAGCGGCGCAGCCGTTCGTTGCACGGGCTGTCGCGCACGCTGGTGGCCAACCTGATCACCGGTGTCACCGAGGGTTACACCACGAAGATGGAGATCTTCGGCGTTGGCTACCGCGTGCAGCTCAAGGGCAACACGCTCGAGTTCGCGCTCGGCTACAGCCATCCCGTCGTGATCGAGGCGCCTGAGGGCATCACGTTCGCGGTGGAGACCCCCACCAAGTTCTCAATCACCGGTATCGACAAGCAGAAGGTCGGTCAGATCTCGGCGAACATCCGCCGTCTGCGCCGCCCCGACCCGTACAAGGGCAAGGGCGTGCGGTACGAGGGTGAGCAGATCCGCCGCAAGGTCGGAAAGACAGGTAAGTAA
- a CDS encoding SAM-dependent methyltransferase, whose product MARSDGDTWDLASSVGATATMVAAQRALGHREKLIEDPYAEPLVRAVGMEFILRMLDGGFSFEDIDPVFTARLAAEAMAVRTRWFDQMFLDAAASGVRQAVILASGLDARAYRLPWPDGTVVFEVDQPEVIAFKTTTLADLGATPTATHRTVAVDLREDWPSALRDNGFDPKQPTAWSAEGLLIYLPSEAQDRLMEDITALSAPGSYLATERVPDVAAFTEERSKELSDRMKQLGSDIEMGDLVYKGERTNVIDHLRELGWAVTASAMRDAHAANGFDVPDDASWSAFTDLIYVRAKLG is encoded by the coding sequence ATGGCGAGATCAGATGGCGACACCTGGGACCTGGCGTCCAGTGTCGGGGCCACGGCGACGATGGTCGCCGCGCAGCGCGCGCTGGGCCACCGCGAGAAGCTGATCGAGGATCCCTATGCCGAGCCGCTGGTACGCGCGGTCGGCATGGAGTTCATCCTCCGCATGCTCGACGGTGGCTTCAGCTTCGAGGACATTGACCCGGTGTTCACGGCGCGGCTGGCGGCCGAGGCCATGGCGGTCCGCACCCGGTGGTTCGACCAGATGTTCCTCGACGCAGCCGCCTCGGGCGTGCGCCAGGCGGTGATCCTGGCCTCCGGTCTGGATGCCCGCGCATATCGCCTGCCGTGGCCGGACGGCACCGTGGTCTTCGAGGTGGACCAACCCGAGGTGATCGCGTTCAAGACCACGACCCTGGCCGATCTCGGTGCCACGCCGACCGCAACCCACCGCACTGTCGCCGTCGATCTGCGCGAGGACTGGCCCAGCGCGCTGCGCGACAACGGCTTCGACCCGAAGCAGCCAACCGCGTGGAGTGCTGAAGGTTTGCTGATCTACCTACCGTCGGAGGCCCAGGACAGGCTGATGGAGGACATCACCGCGTTGTCCGCACCGGGTAGCTACCTGGCCACCGAGCGCGTTCCCGACGTCGCGGCCTTCACCGAGGAACGGTCCAAGGAACTCTCCGACCGCATGAAACAGCTCGGCTCGGATATCGAGATGGGCGACCTGGTCTACAAGGGTGAGCGCACCAACGTCATCGACCACCTGCGGGAGCTCGGCTGGGCAGTGACGGCGTCGGCGATGCGAGACGCTCACGCGGCCAATGGGTTCGATGTGCCCGATGACGCGTCGTGGTCGGCGTTCACCGATCTGATCTACGTCCGCGCGAAGCTGGGCTGA
- the rplR gene encoding 50S ribosomal protein L18, with protein MATTKTDVASAKRKPLGQNISETRRVARLRRHARLRKKVAGTSEAPRLVVNRSSRHIHVQLVDDQVGVTLAAASSIEADVRAVEGDKKAHSVRVGQLIAERAKAAGIETVVFDRGGYTYGGRIAALADAARESGLKF; from the coding sequence ATGGCTACCACGAAGACTGATGTGGCTTCCGCCAAGCGGAAGCCCCTTGGGCAGAACATCTCCGAGACACGTCGGGTGGCGCGCCTGCGTCGCCACGCACGCCTTCGCAAGAAGGTCGCCGGCACCTCGGAGGCCCCGCGCCTGGTCGTGAACCGCAGCTCGCGGCACATCCACGTACAGCTGGTCGACGATCAGGTCGGCGTCACGCTGGCCGCCGCGTCGTCGATCGAGGCGGACGTGCGTGCCGTTGAGGGCGACAAGAAGGCCCACAGCGTCCGGGTCGGTCAGCTGATCGCCGAGCGCGCCAAGGCCGCAGGCATCGAGACGGTGGTGTTCGACCGTGGTGGGTACACCTACGGCGGTCGGATCGCTGCGCTGGCCGATGCCGCGCGTGAGAGCGGGCTGAAATTCTGA
- the rpsE gene encoding 30S ribosomal protein S5, producing the protein MAEQASGAGPSNTDGRGGGGGGGRDGGRGRRDDRGGRGGRDGGEKSNYLERVVAINRVSKVVKGGRRFSFTALVIVGDGNGMVGVGYGKAKEVPAAIAKGVEEARKGFFRVPLIGGTIVHPVQGEAAAGVVMLRPASPGTGVIAGGAVRAVLECAGVHDILAKSLGSDNAINVVHATVAALKMIQRPEEVAARRGLPIEDVAPARMLKARRESEALAATAAREGSA; encoded by the coding sequence ATGGCCGAGCAGGCTAGTGGAGCCGGGCCGTCGAACACCGACGGCCGCGGTGGCGGCGGCGGTGGCGGTCGTGATGGCGGTCGCGGCAGGCGCGACGACCGTGGTGGCCGTGGCGGTCGCGACGGCGGCGAGAAGAGCAACTACCTGGAGCGCGTCGTTGCCATCAACCGCGTCTCCAAGGTCGTCAAGGGTGGTCGCCGGTTCAGCTTCACCGCACTGGTGATCGTCGGCGACGGCAACGGCATGGTCGGTGTCGGCTACGGCAAGGCCAAGGAAGTTCCGGCGGCGATTGCCAAGGGTGTCGAAGAGGCCCGCAAGGGATTCTTCCGCGTCCCGCTCATCGGTGGCACCATCGTGCACCCGGTGCAGGGTGAGGCTGCGGCCGGTGTCGTGATGCTGCGTCCGGCCAGCCCGGGTACCGGCGTCATCGCCGGTGGCGCGGTGCGTGCGGTGCTGGAATGCGCCGGCGTGCACGACATCCTGGCCAAGTCACTGGGCAGCGACAACGCGATCAACGTGGTGCATGCCACCGTTGCCGCGCTGAAGATGATCCAGCGTCCGGAAGAGGTTGCGGCCCGTCGTGGGCTGCCCATCGAGGACGTCGCGCCTGCGCGGATGCTCAAGGCTCGACGTGAGAGCGAAGCGCTGGCTGCTACGGCCGCGCGTGAGGGATCGGCATAA
- the rplO gene encoding 50S ribosomal protein L15 has translation MTIKLHDLKPAPGSKTRKTRVGRGEGSKGKTAGRGTKGTKARKNVPSTFEGGQMPIHMRLPKLKGFKNRFRTEYQVVNVGDLDKLFPKGGTVGVDELVAAGAVRKNTLVKVLGDGKVSVKVDITAHKFSGSAREKITAAGGSATEL, from the coding sequence ATGACCATCAAGCTTCATGACCTGAAGCCCGCCCCCGGGTCCAAGACTCGCAAGACTCGCGTGGGTCGCGGCGAGGGCTCCAAGGGTAAGACCGCCGGTCGCGGCACCAAGGGCACCAAGGCACGCAAGAACGTCCCCTCGACGTTCGAGGGTGGCCAGATGCCGATCCACATGCGGCTGCCGAAGCTCAAGGGCTTCAAGAACCGGTTCCGCACTGAGTACCAGGTCGTCAACGTCGGTGACCTCGACAAGCTGTTCCCCAAGGGTGGCACTGTCGGCGTCGACGAGTTGGTGGCTGCTGGTGCGGTCCGCAAGAACACGCTGGTGAAGGTGCTCGGCGACGGCAAGGTGTCCGTCAAGGTCGACATCACCGCGCACAAGTTCAGCGGCAGCGCGCGCGAGAAGATCACTGCAGCAGGCGGTTCGGCCACCGAGCTGTAG
- the rpmD gene encoding 50S ribosomal protein L30 yields MAELKITQVRGTVGARWKQRESLRTLGLRKIRQSVVREDNAQTRGLLAVVNHLVTVEEA; encoded by the coding sequence ATGGCTGAACTGAAGATCACCCAGGTGCGCGGCACCGTCGGTGCTCGCTGGAAGCAGCGTGAGAGCCTGCGCACCCTCGGGTTGCGGAAGATCCGCCAGTCCGTGGTGCGTGAGGACAATGCGCAGACGCGCGGCCTGCTGGCCGTCGTCAACCACCTCGTAACGGTTGAGGAGGCGTAG
- a CDS encoding serine hydrolase domain-containing protein, with product MVLKVAVSPDLIHGDVEPGYGRIADAFRANFASGQEVGAAVTVYRDGDKVVDLWGGYRNGLTRAPWHEDSMVNVFSTTKGVAALAVAVAVSRGLFRYDARVADYWPEFAAAGKGEVTVRQLLAHQAGLSAVTPAPTLDDVADPSRLSPMLASQAPAWPPGTRHGYHAITLGWYESELIRRTDPAGRTLGRFLADEIAGPLGLDLHIGLPASVDRDRIAHVHNWKRAETLLHLNVMPPGFVAASLNPVGLTARTVSVPRNVNAFDGDYNRDDVRSVEIPSANGTATARAVARLYGAAANGGAALGLNEATFEDLAAATTTPSGGMRDKVMHVDVAYSLGMCKPLPHFGFGSSGRAFGTPGFGGSFGLADPDTGIGYAYVMNRLGFHLWSDPRELSLRQALFRDVLGARPQS from the coding sequence ATGGTGCTCAAGGTGGCCGTGTCACCAGATCTCATCCACGGCGACGTCGAACCCGGCTACGGCAGGATCGCCGACGCGTTTCGGGCCAACTTCGCTTCGGGTCAGGAGGTGGGTGCCGCCGTCACCGTCTACCGCGACGGTGACAAGGTGGTGGACCTGTGGGGCGGTTACCGCAACGGGCTCACCAGAGCACCGTGGCACGAGGACTCGATGGTCAACGTGTTCTCGACGACCAAGGGCGTTGCGGCCCTTGCCGTCGCGGTCGCCGTGTCGCGGGGTCTGTTCCGCTATGACGCGAGGGTCGCTGACTACTGGCCGGAGTTCGCGGCGGCAGGCAAGGGCGAGGTGACCGTGCGCCAACTACTGGCCCACCAGGCCGGCCTGTCGGCGGTGACGCCGGCCCCCACGCTGGACGATGTCGCCGACCCGTCCCGACTGTCGCCCATGCTCGCGTCGCAGGCGCCCGCGTGGCCGCCGGGCACCCGGCACGGCTATCACGCGATAACCCTGGGCTGGTATGAGTCCGAACTCATCCGGCGGACCGACCCGGCCGGCAGAACCCTCGGCAGATTCCTCGCCGACGAGATCGCAGGTCCGCTCGGACTCGATCTGCACATCGGCCTGCCCGCGTCGGTGGACCGTGACCGGATCGCCCACGTGCACAACTGGAAACGTGCCGAGACGCTCCTGCACCTCAACGTGATGCCACCCGGCTTCGTCGCCGCATCACTGAACCCCGTCGGCCTCACAGCCCGCACAGTCTCGGTGCCACGCAACGTCAACGCATTCGACGGGGACTACAACCGTGATGATGTGCGGTCCGTGGAGATTCCCTCGGCGAACGGGACGGCAACGGCCCGCGCGGTCGCGAGGCTCTATGGTGCGGCTGCGAACGGCGGCGCGGCACTGGGCCTGAACGAGGCCACCTTCGAGGACCTCGCGGCAGCGACGACCACGCCCAGCGGCGGTATGCGCGACAAGGTGATGCACGTTGATGTGGCGTACTCGCTGGGCATGTGCAAACCATTGCCGCACTTCGGGTTCGGCTCTTCGGGACGGGCATTCGGCACCCCGGGGTTTGGCGGCTCCTTCGGGCTGGCCGACCCCGACACCGGGATCGGCTACGCCTACGTCATGAATCGACTCGGCTTCCACCTGTGGAGCGACCCACGGGAGCTGTCATTGCGCCAGGCGCTGTTTCGCGACGTGCTCGGCGCGCGCCCGCAGAGCTAG
- a CDS encoding SAM-dependent methyltransferase, translating into MTRTDNDTWDLASSVGATATAVAASRAAASQGPDALLADPWADPLVRAVGIEHFVKLLDGDDDGRLAAEDDPLLNRRAMNEQITVRTRYFDDFFMHASRDGVRQVVILASGLDTRAYRLPWLRDTTVYEVDQPAVIAFKTDTLAGLGAEPTAQLRTVSVDLRDDWPTALRAAGFDSSAPTAWSAEGLLVYLPPEAQDRLFDDITALSAPGSRLATEHMDMASLPADWADKLTQRSKRIGSDINLAELFYLGERNSAADYLTARGWHVDVRRTDQAFAANGFELPDDELAAFGGDSGYLTGTLN; encoded by the coding sequence ATGACCCGTACCGACAACGACACCTGGGACCTGGCCTCCAGCGTCGGCGCCACGGCCACCGCGGTCGCCGCGTCCCGAGCGGCCGCCTCACAGGGGCCCGATGCACTTCTCGCCGACCCGTGGGCTGACCCGCTGGTCCGTGCCGTCGGCATCGAGCACTTCGTCAAGCTTCTCGACGGTGACGACGACGGGCGGCTCGCCGCCGAGGACGATCCGCTGCTCAACCGGCGCGCGATGAATGAGCAGATCACCGTCCGCACCCGCTACTTCGACGACTTCTTCATGCACGCCTCCCGCGACGGTGTCCGCCAGGTGGTGATTCTCGCGTCAGGTCTCGACACGCGCGCCTACCGGCTGCCGTGGCTGCGTGACACCACCGTCTATGAGGTCGACCAGCCCGCGGTAATCGCGTTCAAGACCGACACCCTTGCCGGCCTCGGCGCCGAGCCCACCGCACAGCTCCGCACCGTGTCGGTCGATCTGCGGGACGACTGGCCAACCGCACTGCGGGCGGCAGGCTTCGACAGCAGCGCGCCCACCGCGTGGAGCGCCGAGGGTCTGCTCGTCTACCTACCCCCGGAGGCCCAGGATCGGCTGTTCGACGACATCACCGCGCTGTCGGCACCCGGCAGCCGGCTGGCCACCGAACACATGGACATGGCGTCACTGCCCGCCGACTGGGCGGACAAGCTCACACAGCGATCGAAGCGGATCGGATCCGATATCAACCTCGCGGAGCTGTTCTACCTCGGTGAGCGCAACAGCGCCGCCGACTATCTGACCGCCCGCGGATGGCATGTCGACGTCCGCCGGACCGATCAGGCCTTCGCCGCCAACGGGTTCGAGCTGCCCGACGACGAGCTGGCGGCCTTCGGGGGCGATTCCGGCTACCTCACTGGCACGTTGAACTAG
- a CDS encoding class I SAM-dependent methyltransferase: protein MARTDDDTWDLASSVGATATMVAAARAIASREPDALIQDPYAASLVREVGIDFFTKLVDGVVPPDAVGDGSTARTMTDVMAVRTRFFDDFFLGSEGVSQAVILASGLDSRAYRLPWPSGTVVYEIDQPRVIEAKSAAMTRIGASATCDRRAVGIDLREDWPDALRRSGFDPAQPTAWSAEGLLVYLPPEAQDRLFDDITAISAPGSRLATEYHPDGGAAIAARAAAMNDVWRDHGFDLDMGELFYGGERTPVIDYLTAHGWQVSARSRAEVFAHYGRRFEITGDLAPMSGSLAVIATKS, encoded by the coding sequence ATGGCGCGTACAGATGACGACACCTGGGATCTAGCGTCCAGCGTGGGCGCGACAGCGACCATGGTCGCCGCTGCCAGGGCAATCGCCTCACGCGAACCCGATGCCCTGATCCAGGACCCCTACGCCGCATCGCTGGTACGGGAGGTCGGTATCGACTTCTTCACCAAGCTCGTGGACGGAGTCGTCCCGCCCGATGCCGTCGGCGACGGCAGTACGGCCAGGACGATGACCGACGTGATGGCGGTGCGCACACGCTTCTTCGACGACTTCTTCCTGGGATCAGAGGGTGTCTCACAGGCCGTGATCCTGGCGTCGGGCCTGGACTCGCGCGCCTACCGACTGCCGTGGCCGAGTGGCACCGTCGTCTACGAGATCGACCAGCCGCGGGTGATCGAGGCGAAGAGCGCCGCGATGACGCGAATCGGCGCGTCGGCCACATGCGACCGTCGAGCCGTCGGCATCGACCTGCGTGAGGACTGGCCCGATGCGCTTCGGCGCAGCGGCTTCGATCCCGCCCAGCCGACCGCCTGGAGTGCCGAGGGCCTGCTGGTCTACTTGCCGCCGGAGGCACAGGACCGCCTGTTCGACGACATCACCGCGATCTCGGCCCCTGGCAGCCGACTCGCCACGGAGTACCACCCCGACGGAGGTGCCGCCATCGCCGCGCGCGCCGCGGCGATGAACGACGTGTGGCGCGACCACGGCTTCGATCTGGACATGGGCGAGCTGTTCTACGGCGGCGAGCGCACGCCCGTCATCGACTACCTGACCGCACACGGCTGGCAGGTCAGTGCCCGCTCGCGTGCCGAGGTCTTCGCCCACTACGGCCGCAGATTCGAGATCACTGGCGATCTAGCACCCATGAGTGGCTCGCTGGCCGTCATCGCCACCAAGAGCTAG
- the sppA gene encoding signal peptide peptidase SppA — translation MFAFLPGIPGTDELRTLARKVDTARHHGVPKGCVLELDLQTVPEETSGFDPMALLSGGRPLVLREAVAAIHRAAEDDRVAGLIARVQVPAAAPGPIQELRDAILAFSDVKPSLAWAETYPGTMSYYLASAFREVWMQPSGSVGLVGFATSAMFLRDALAKAGVEAQFVARGEYKSAANLFTQDSYTEAHREADSAMIGSLHAQVLAAVAQSRHIETAAIDALADNAPLLRDDALDARLVDRIGFRDEAYGRIAELVGAPGVSSERGDADTHPDAPPRLFLSRYARAHGPTPPSLPGIGSKPTIAVVTLAGPIVSGRGGPQALPLGRSSAGGDTIAAALREAAADDSVSAVVLRVDSPGGSVSGSETIWREVDRLRKAGKPVVASMGSVAASGGYYVSMAADTIVANAGTITGSIGVVTGKLVARDLKERLGIGSDSVRTNANADAWSVNAPFTEEQHAQVEAEADLFYTDFVERVASGRGMSVQDVDAVARGRVWTGADALERGLVDELGGLRTAIDRAKVLAGLDEDADVKLVNLPGSSLLEKLRPKPSSQPAAASLPDAVGAILGRSLAGAWMQAQRSMSGVTATWLGDVRF, via the coding sequence ATGTTCGCATTCCTCCCTGGCATCCCCGGTACCGACGAGTTGCGGACACTGGCCCGCAAAGTGGACACCGCACGGCATCACGGTGTGCCGAAGGGTTGCGTCCTCGAACTCGATCTCCAGACGGTGCCCGAGGAGACCAGCGGATTCGATCCGATGGCGCTGCTGAGCGGTGGCCGCCCATTGGTTCTGCGCGAAGCCGTCGCGGCCATTCATCGCGCCGCCGAGGACGACCGGGTTGCAGGCCTCATCGCCCGCGTCCAGGTTCCCGCCGCGGCCCCCGGTCCGATCCAGGAACTGCGGGATGCCATCCTCGCCTTCAGTGACGTCAAGCCGTCACTGGCGTGGGCCGAGACCTATCCAGGCACGATGTCGTACTACCTGGCGTCGGCGTTCCGCGAGGTGTGGATGCAGCCGTCGGGATCGGTCGGGCTGGTGGGCTTCGCCACCAGTGCGATGTTCCTGCGCGACGCACTCGCGAAGGCCGGTGTGGAGGCTCAGTTCGTCGCCCGTGGCGAGTACAAGTCGGCGGCCAACCTGTTCACCCAGGACTCCTACACCGAGGCGCACCGCGAGGCCGACAGCGCAATGATCGGGAGCCTGCACGCCCAGGTGCTCGCCGCGGTGGCGCAGTCGCGCCACATCGAGACCGCCGCTATCGATGCACTGGCCGATAACGCGCCGCTGCTGCGCGATGACGCGCTGGACGCCCGGCTCGTCGACCGCATCGGGTTTCGTGACGAGGCGTACGGCAGGATCGCCGAACTCGTTGGAGCGCCGGGTGTCTCATCGGAGCGCGGGGATGCCGACACTCATCCCGACGCGCCGCCGCGCCTGTTCTTGTCGCGCTACGCCCGCGCGCACGGACCGACGCCGCCGTCGCTGCCCGGCATCGGGTCCAAGCCGACCATCGCCGTCGTGACGCTTGCCGGACCCATCGTCAGTGGTCGCGGCGGACCACAGGCCCTGCCTCTTGGCAGGTCGAGCGCCGGCGGCGACACCATCGCCGCGGCACTGCGCGAGGCAGCCGCCGACGACTCGGTGTCGGCTGTCGTGCTGCGCGTGGACAGCCCAGGCGGCTCGGTCAGCGGGTCGGAGACGATCTGGCGCGAGGTGGATCGGCTGCGCAAGGCGGGCAAGCCCGTCGTCGCCTCGATGGGATCGGTGGCGGCATCCGGCGGCTACTACGTGTCGATGGCCGCCGACACGATCGTGGCCAACGCCGGAACGATCACAGGCTCCATCGGCGTGGTGACCGGCAAGTTGGTGGCGCGAGACCTCAAGGAGCGCCTCGGCATCGGCTCGGATTCGGTGCGCACCAACGCCAATGCCGACGCGTGGTCGGTCAACGCGCCGTTCACCGAGGAACAACATGCGCAGGTCGAGGCCGAAGCCGACCTGTTCTACACGGACTTCGTCGAGCGCGTCGCCTCCGGCCGCGGAATGTCGGTGCAGGACGTCGACGCGGTCGCCCGTGGACGCGTCTGGACGGGAGCCGACGCCTTGGAGCGCGGGCTTGTCGACGAGCTCGGCGGACTTCGCACAGCGATAGATCGGGCGAAGGTTCTGGCGGGTCTCGACGAGGATGCCGACGTCAAGCTCGTCAACCTTCCGGGTTCGTCGCTTCTGGAGAAGTTGCGACCCAAGCCGTCATCGCAGCCGGCGGCGGCCTCGCTGCCCGATGCCGTCGGTGCCATCCTGGGCCGCTCGCTGGCCGGGGCATGGATGCAGGCGCAACGCTCCATGTCCGGGGTCACCGCGACGTGGCTGGGTGATGTCCGCTTCTAG
- the rpsH gene encoding 30S ribosomal protein S8, with the protein MTMTDPIADFLTRLRNANSAYHDEVTLPHSKIKANIAEILKAEGYISDFRTEDARVGKSLVVQLKYGSSRERSIAGLRRVSKPGLRVYAKSTNLPRVLGGLGVAIISTSSGLLTDRQAARSGVGGEVLAYVW; encoded by the coding sequence GACTTCTTGACACGTCTGCGCAACGCCAACTCGGCGTATCACGATGAGGTGACCTTGCCCCACAGCAAGATCAAGGCGAACATCGCCGAGATCTTGAAGGCTGAGGGCTACATCAGCGATTTCCGCACCGAGGATGCTCGCGTCGGTAAGTCCCTGGTGGTGCAGCTGAAGTACGGCTCCAGCCGTGAGCGCAGCATTGCGGGCCTGCGCCGGGTGTCCAAGCCCGGCCTGCGGGTGTACGCGAAGTCCACCAACCTGCCTCGGGTGCTTGGTGGCCTCGGCGTGGCGATCATCTCCACGTCCTCCGGCCTCCTCACCGACCGCCAGGCAGCGCGTAGCGGCGTGGGCGGCGAAGTCCTCGCGTACGTGTGGTAG